TCCAGGAATAACTGATCTTTGGAAGAAGACTACCAAACCAAGAACTTCAGATCAAGCCAATGAGGAGGTGGAGAGCTTCAACTGAAGGCAATAAAACAAGATTCATTTTTGATATCTCTGCCCTCCTTTTTCAATTTTGCTCTACTTCTCTTTGTACTTTGGTGCCCCCTAGAGGGAGACCAAAAAATTTCATAATTCTTTCAAGgagctatatttttttcttttaaggtagaaaccatacccagcatggagcccaacacagtgcTTGAAGTTAccaccctgatatcaagacctgagctgagaccaagagttggatgcataactgactgagccaccaggcatcctcacatatctacatttttttaaaagattttatttatttattcatgatagtcacacagagagagacagagaggcagagacacaggcagagggagaagcaggctccatgcaccgggagcccgatgtgggattcgatcccgggtctccaggatcacgccccgggccaaaggcaggcgccaaaccgctgcgccacccagggatccccatatctaCATTTTTAATCTCAATCCTCTGTCATATTTCTTTGCCACTCGAGGAAAGGCAAAActcttgtgtatatatgtgtgggtttccAGACTATAGCTATTGTTATAAATTTGATTAACGGATTTGTCATTCTCTACCTGATTTGACTAACAAAAATTTAATAGTTGTTCCCTTCACACTTCAAAAGATAGATTTTCTTCTGCTGGTCTCTTCTGGAATTTGAATCTTcctcacagtatttttttttaaagattttattttatttcttcatgagagatagagatagagagagagagagagaggcagaggcataggcagagggagaagcaggtgccgtgcagggaggccgatgtgggacttgatcccgggactccaagatcaggtTCTGAGccggagtcagatgctcaactgctgagccacccaggcattctcttcctcacagtattaattctgacCTTTGGTTCTATCAAAATTGGACACTGAACCCAAAATACTTATgcttattacaaaatatttatgctgaCTCAAGAAGTAGACACAAATATTGAGGCTGTCCTTGGTTTATTAGTCTCTTATCTTCAGGGATTCCCCAGCCTCCACTCAAGGAATCTTTACATGTTAGAGGATTAATTATTGTCCTGATTTCATTGTGATCAATGATACTTGTACTCTCCATTCAATTTGTGTAACAGTAAGGTACTACTTTTTATGTGGACATTATTTTACACAAGCCTATCTTGTGTATATGGAGTAACTTTTAGAGAATTTGCAAAACTTATAACATCTACTTCTACAGGAAActgtttttctgaaaaagataTTCAGAGACCTAAAATGAAGAAAGCATGGACGATTTGGGAGAGCTCCCAGGAGAGATAACTGACTCCCTCTTCATCTATACTCTGGGTGCTCCAGTTCCAGTAGTAAGAATAATACAACAAGAAAAGCTGGTGCAAAATTTGTCTTTGACCCTAACAGAAGTTGTAAATGACACTACCTCTGCTCTGGAGGCCCAATGAACTAGTTTAAATTAAAGTTTAATGGTGCTTATGCATGATTAAAtagactttgttttcttcttggctGGGTAAGAACTTTGTTTTATAGCAAACACTGCTTGCAGCATCTACCTAAAACACTATGGGTTAGATAGAACAGTTTGTAGTTAAATTAAAAGAAGGACTATCTGGCTCTCTAGAACAGATTCAGATGGGTTTGGGGACCTGATTTCATGGCCTGGTTTTGGCTCTTTCCTTGGCAACCTATTAATAGGACTAATGATCACTTTGTTTCTGGTAATTTCCTGTATTCTGGTTGACCCATGTATCCTGTCCAGTCTTAAATGAGACTGTGCagtcattatgtttttaaatggttCAACATCTCATCTTGCAACAAAAGGCTCATGTGAGACTAACTGCAGTGCAAATGCAGACAGTGTTCTCCAAATAGCCTGTGAACAATGGATTCTGATGATGGTATGGATCTGAATCATGCATATGAATGTCCTAAGGGCTGGCCAATGTTCTTTGGCCAAAAGGAAAGAttgacaagtaaaaaaaaaaaacaaaaaaaaaaaaacagacctagGAACTTGCAGCTGGAAGTTGACAGGTAAACTCTAATGTTCCCTACTACACATAAATAACTCTTTCAGAATTCTTTAACCAGTGAAGACCACTCAGCGATCGTGATGCAAGATGTAGCAAGGACATTTACTCTGTACATTTAAAATCAGACGGAGACAATGACATTCTTCAATCAAGACCACATTAATCTCCCTGCCTCCTACATAATCCCCAAATTGCCTCATTTTTACAAAACTGGCCTCTGCTTCTCTAAACAGTCCTTAGAATCACCCAGCCAAATCCTATAATAGGCTCCCCACAACTCTTCCCTATAAAGAGGCTTTATGTTCCTGGATTGTTGCTTCTCTCCTGAACCAGTACATCAAATAAACTCAACTTTGTCTAACTACACATGTGTAATCATTGGTTGGCTGATAGTaattgctatggtctgaatgtttgcaTGCCCCTCAAATTCACATATTGAATTCCTAACCCCCAAGGTGAGTCCTTTGGGAGGGTTCCTCCTCATTAATATGATTTGTGTCCTTGTAAAAGAGGCCCAGAAAGCTTAAGCACCCCTTCAGACATGCAGCCATGTAAGGACCGTGAAAAGAAggctgtctatgaaccaggagGACCTCTCTAGATACCAAATCTGCCAGTgtcatgatcttggacttcccagcctctagaactgtgaggaatAAGTACTTGTTATTTTAAACCACCCCAGTCTATAATGTTTTGTAGTGTGAACAGACTAAAACTGCCTGTCCAAATCTAGGGAGCCATTTTGGAACCTACATGTTCTAGTATTTTCCATCCCTCAATCCCTGCCCTGGCTCATACCCAGTTGATCAGCTCCAAAATCTTTTGAAATTAGAATGAAGATAATTTTGGAATGGATTTTATTGAAAGGATCTGTAAGCAAAAGCCACCCCTCCTTAAGGCGGTCCAAGATGTGGAATTGTTCAGATGCCAATATTTAACACAGATCCCTGGGTCTACCCTGAGTTCTtccaatttcttctttgacaGGGTGTTTGAGCTTGCTTCTATTCTGAATCAAGTAGGAGCAATTTAGGACATGGAAAGGAGGGCTTGCAGCAAGAGGCCATGGTGGATTGTATCTGAGAACTTTTACCTTCCATTAGTATTTTACATGGAAGAAGACCAGGAGGAGTGCATCTTTGGTAGGTGGCCCTTGCCCACATCTCCTCCCCAGTTTCCAGCCTTCCCCTACTTTTCCATCCCCATCTTGTCCTGGAGCAGCCCTCCCTGGCCTGCCCAAGAGGTAGAGGTTCATGAATCCCTCCTCCAGTTGCAGGCCACCTTGATGCATAGAGGTGCACAGTCATACCTTTATTCAGCTGCAGAGATGGTTCACAGCCACAGGCCAGACCCGAGTCATTGTAGTTGGACTGCCAGAGGCAAGGTGGTAGCTGTTTGATACGATCTGGAGCTTGGGGAGCTGGAACTCTGACCAGCAGGCCCAAGGTAGGTGTCCCTGGCTAAACTGTGGAGCTGCGTGGCATCTTGGTTTCTTCTGGGATTGTGGGATGGCTGGAAATCCAGGTGCTTCTGTGAGTCCCACAGAGAGTGCCCTTGAGCTACAGCCATGCTTTTGGTCCACCGTAATTACAGGAAGGTAGCCGGGAGGTGTGCGGATGGGGCAACTGGGAAGGCCTGGGTTGGATAACCCCTCTTAATGTCTCCTTGGGGGTTCTGGCCTGCCCTGGGATCCCAGTTGCGAACCCTCCCTCACCAGGGCATTGTCTTCACAGGCCTTGAGATGCTGCAGCTAGTCTGGAGCCAGCCCCTGACCAAGGAGGACCTGGCCACCACCCCCAGCATGCAGCTGTTCGCCAGGGCTGTCTGCCTGCCAGGGTGGGCGGGACTATCTCTGTGAGGTTTTCCCAGGCTTCCTATACTAAATGGTAGGTTGTCCTGGATTCCCTTAGATTTCACTCTATTAGTAATAAAGGACTGATCTCTCCTGGGCAGGTAGGAGGGGAGGGAAAGTTCTGGCTTTGGTGAGAAATGGCATTAATAGAAATTTGAATTTGTGACCTAGTCATGTTCCTCTTGGACCTTCTAGGCGTATGTCTGAGacatgtcttctatttttttttaaatttttatttatttatgatagtcacagagagagagagagagagagaggcgcagagacacaggcagagggagaagcaggctccatgcaccgggagcccgatgtgggattcgatcccgggtctccaggatcgcgccctgggccaaaggcaggcgccaaaccactgcgccacccagggatccctgagacaTGTCTTTTAAATGTAAGAAAGTGTTCAATAGGTGAAGATATCCCACAAAATAAGGGACCCAGCGTGTAAAGCCTCTGACGTGCagtcctctttcttttgttttattttattttattttttttatttttatttttattttttttagtcctCTTTCTTTTGGATAGGCTTACCGGGCCCCAGAAGGGCCTCCAGCGGGCCCAGCACTGAGATCTGTGGAGCCAGGATGAGCTAGCTCTGCTGCAGCCCAGCACTGGAGGATGAAACAAAACAGCTCTTGCACAAGCTGCTTCTCTCACACCTGGAGCCTGTTCAGGCTGCTCTGGGTTGAATGAAGACAGGGGCTTCTAGAAAGAAGGGACCCTCTCTGGCATCTCCCTAGACCTAAAAGGTAGATAAATGAgaggagaaatgtgtgtgtgtgtgtgttggggggaggtggagggtcTAGATGGGGACAGAAACTGGATCTACTCCAACTGCCTGATGAGATGGGCATCCGGCAGCCCAGTAAACCTTAGGTCTTCGGGCATTGTTCCTGATTGCTAGAAGTTTGGGGGTGGTGACAGGGTGTTCTGGGAGCAAAAGATCCTGAAGTCCTGTGAACTATGAATAAATTGAGAGGAAGGCTTTCTAAATCCCCTTTCCAGAACCTTACTCAATGCCAAATCCACATTTGAATCTCTCTAGCCAAGAGTTTGGCAAGCTAAACATGTCCTCACTTGAACTCTTCCTGTTTAAGCTTCTCCTCTAGCAGCCTGTATCTCAACCGTGAGGGATTGCAGGTGAGAGAAGCCGGTACCCTGGACTACGGAGAAGTGGTGGAAGTGCTAGGAAGTGGTTGAATTTGgaatatagtttattttatctatgtattttttatcggagttcgatttgccaacatatagtataacacccagtgctcatcccatcaagtgcccccctcagtgcctgtcaaaACCCAGCAAGATTTGTAATTTCATAGATTTCATTAATTTCACTCACAGAGGGGTTTTTCTGTGGTATTGAATGGTCGTGGGTGTGATTGTCATACTGGCTGGTGGATGGATGCTGTGGGCATGGAAAtcccttatttcttttctaagtatTTCAGTTCTAAAGGGAAGGTGAGATGTTGGGAAAAATAAAGTTCTCAATGATTGCTGGTAACGGGGAAGCCTACTCATGTTTATgaggagaaagagtgagagtCAGATGTGGCAGATATGGGGgaaaataggggatggggattaccCCACCCAACTGTGGAGCACCCTGAGCTGTAGCATGGGGATGAATGAGTACCCTGTTACTTGGGATCATGGTGACAGGCAGGGATTGGCACTCCAGAAAGGGAGTCATGCTAATGtaggcaaaggaaaagaaaaaaaaagcaagtaatagGAGGGATGAGCATCactaaacatgagaaaaaagcCATATAATTGGAAAAGTAGGTGTAGGTATTGTGGCAGTGTGTCGAGAATGCCACTAGAGCACATTGGACTTAAAATAGTCACCAAAATTATGATAGACATATAGTGAATCATGTGAATGGGCAAAGAGAAGTCATACCAATGTacctttggattttctatatttatttgaacaaaaacaTTTTGCCATTTACCAGTTTTGTTGTGCTCTAATTTCCAGGGTGGTGCCTAAATCTATAGTTTATACACAATATGTCTGATAAATTTCTGCTCTGAAATGTATGTAGTAAAATCTTCAATAGTTTGCAATTACATAGACTCAGGTGAAGTCTTgccataattaaaatttaattaaaccCAATTTGCCCTTCCACCACATTTTTGAAGCAGTTAAATCCAGGCTAATAAAAGTTGCCACTTCAGGGTATGGGAACCTATTTTTATCAATGGTTAAAGTAGAATTGTTGTCCTAAGTATATTCTGTGTTTAAATAGTAGGGGTGAGAGGTTGGGCCATAAACTGGTTCAAAAGTGTTTGGAAGTGATTTACACTTCTAAGTTGGTCAAGAAGGCATGTTCcatacacaattttattttcatcatctctAGGCACATACCTGTTTGGTCTCAGGAGAGCTATGGTGGGAAGTCCTTGCACCGTATCCTGCCCAGGATAACCCTCCCTCACTACTTCCTCCTGTCTCAGGTGCCTCTCCTATGGTTTTGTTACTTTGTATTCCAGAGTCCTGACATCCAGTCTCCTTTAAAATAATTCCACTGGAATTAATCATGGATACTTCAGCACAAAATTACTATGAAAACAGAAGGAATGGGCTATCctagggaagaagggaaagatcCCTTTTGGAGAAGTCCTCCCCTGGTAAGACAGAGCTGGTGAGGTGCTAAACATGGCAATTCTGAGTAGCCAGGGGTTGCAGGTTTGGGCACCTGCCTATCCCCCAGTGATTTCCAATTACTTGTTTAGCACCCCCTTTTATTATAGTTAATACAAAGCTCACATGTGCTGCTCTCTGAATTTTGATCTATATTGAATTTTTATGATACACActcaaaaacatttgcaaatttcCCCCTACCCAAATTACAATGATTTCTTCACTAACACTGCAGGACGATCACTTTTATAATTCAGCCCCAAATCTGTACACAGCCAGTTTGGTTGACTGGGACCAGTCAGTTCAGAACCAACCAGTTAGTTCCAGATAAAAGCAGTCACACTGTTTATAGacatctttttaatgttttactttaaaacaaatgagCCCAGTAAAAGAGAGCAAAGGAAATTACATTTCAATGATAGCTTGAGATGGGTAATGATATTcctgatttatttgttttcaggAACAGACAACTGTATTGTCATACTTGACTTTTAGAACTGCTCACTTAAAATGCACATAGTTATATTAAGTTTCTCTTACAAAAACACAACCATGTCATTTAAGGCAAAAAATATCAGCTTCTGGGGAGATAAGTTAATGTTTCTGACATATTCTCAGGCTGGTTGAATGAAGTGATCCATTAATTTAGTTGCTCAGGTTTTCATCTTTTCTTGTAGTTTTGCTTTGCTAATGGGCATGAGAATTAGTCACTGTGCCTGGTTTCCTCCTCTCTGTTAGACTGGTTTCACCTGCAAATTAGGAACTTTCAGAGTCACTGAGTCAATGGGAGGTGAGAAAGGCACCTTTGAACAGGAGATAAAGACTTAAAAACTCAATAAAGTGTCTCTCACTTAAAACAACTTGCAACCTACAGATATTAATTTAATTGAACAAAATGCGAACATTTAGACCAGACACAGCAATATTTTTAGTCAACCTCATATAAGGGATGTTTGCTAGTAAGTGTTAGCTCGATCAACCCTACATATTGAAGAAGGCAGACAAACTTTGAACCGAGAAAGCATGTGGCTGCTCAGTGCTCAGCTAAATTGTGCTTCAAGACACCATTTGGCATTGACCAATGGGACTTTGCTAAGTGTTAATGGGAGACCCCTCTCAACTCCGTAGAGAGTCACACAATAGACAAAACCCTACAGCTTTCATACAATACAACTATCTTTTAACATCCAAGAGTTTTTGTGCTAGAGTGAGATAGACACAAAAATGGTCATGGCTTCAATATATAAAAGGTTTTCACATCATAGTTTATCACATTTTGCTCTGATTAAGACCTCAGTGATGCATTTAGGGTTTGTTTCTGAGTCTTCAGTCTTCAGCGATGCTGGATGAACGGTACTATGTCTGAGGCCTAAGAAGGGGTCCCCAATACATTCAGAATTCCTGCTGCCAGTGGGGTCGACCCAGGACAGGGTATGTCCAGGAATCAGTGCTACCTGAAAGTTgctgcctccctcctcttcctcaactGATAATTGGAGAGAGCCTGCCAAGTGCATGGCAGGTGTCTGGCTTTAGGTCAGTGGAATGATACTTTGCGCGTgcgcatctgtgtgtgtgtgtttgtacaacCTCCTTGGGAGGGTATATCACAAGTTCAGGTTGAGTGGAGACCTAGTAGGTGAAAAATTGCATTTCATAATTTACTAAAATTCTGtgcttcaaaaatgaaaagatttgctTCAAAAGCttgataaaatcatttttagctAGAGTGTAAAATTTAGACCCTAACATCCGTGTGTCTCCAGCAGCCAAGAAGATGCTGAATGGTACAACCCAGGGGAGTGGCCTGGAATCCAGGTGGGTTGAGAAGAGGAGGCTTTTAAAACTTCAGTGTTTATCAAAAGGGACAAGGGTTTTAAAAGGCAGAGAAGCCTATCTGAGGAAGGATGGAGAAGTGGTTGACTTGGGGATGGATACTGGGAAAAGTCTGGCGGAGATCAGGAACGAAATAGTGGCAGGGAATTGAGAAGTCATTGGAGAAGAAAGGTAGGAGGGGAGTCAGAGATGGAGCAAGCCGGCTGGGGGAGACAGTTGGGAAGGGTGGGTGGATTTCAGGGCCTCCTCCTGGCTTGGGACAACCAACCAGTTGCTATCCTTGCTTTGTCTTCCTGGCTGctgaggtggtttttttttttttttttttttttttttttttaattcttccctgcCAAGGAGAAAACTCTTCCTTTTGTAAGTCCATCTGCGGCTGGAGTTTAATTGAACCGAAGTGCTCTCTGGCTTCCCCTTGCCTCTTGAATGCTATCACCATGGCTGAAGTTCTGAGACAGCAAGCAAGGGTGCCAACAAGCAGTCAGCAGGGCGGGCTTTCTGGTAAACCCATCTTTCATTTTGCTTCCCTTGGGTCCTTGCTTTTGTGTTACATGATGAAGCGTTTTGATTTGCAGACCCTGCCGGGGTACCTGGCTTCTAACTGTAAATGTGTATACTGGGAAATGGGACCAATAATTATAGGTTTGGGGCAACATTCtgcgggggtggaggtgggggttggAGAATAGAAAACATCCGCTACAATATAAAAAAGTCAAGGAAGTTTAGTTACAGCCTTCCATATGCAAAATGTACGACGTAATAGCAAAACACATTCAGGgcatagtaaaaaataaataacttgcaAAATTCTCTGTTTCTATATAAGAAGGGCTGTTTAGGTAGTTGAATTCCCTAGCagtattcattttctaaaaagacaGAGTTCTTCTCTTTCGGTTTGTTATTTCTCACTCTCATTGCCCTCTGAGGGCGAAGCTCTTTTCACTAACTTCACCTACATCCTGGTGTTGTGTCTGGATTATTCTCAAGCCTTTCTCATCTCACTCTCACTCAAATGTCTAATTCCCCAGGGATCCTGCCTGTGTTACCGGTTTAGTGGGAATGGTTTCTCTCGCTGGCCCCTTCCTTGCCTGGCCGGGGGTGGCACTGCAGAGGGATCAGCACCACAGCGCTGGCCCTTCTACTCTTCAGTATCGTATCTGCTTGTGTAGAAGTAGAGCACGTATGAAGTTGATTCAGCCTTCAGGGACTATGTTCCCGGGAACTCACATGTGTCAAATGGTCTATTTGCCCCACTGGCCCTGAATTTCATGATTTGCACGCTTTCTAATTGAAGAACATTCTCGTCATAAAGAACAACATGAAAATGATGTGCAAAGTTGCTTGCCACAGCGCTGGATCACCAAAAGCACACAGATTGACATTCAAAtcacattaataataaaatgactgAATAGGAATGGGTTGGCAAATAGATCTTGATATAAGCAGCCATTTCTATTATTCCCAAGTTCTGCTTTACTTGAAACCTTGTTAGCAGCGGTTGATGGTAGCCATCGTGTTTACATATACATTATGgcctaattttgaaaatgtattttgtgtttAATCACAAGCAGAAATGCCTGAAATTTGAAGTTGTTTACTCCCGTAATTTCAAAACACAGAGTCAAATCTTCTAAATGACCTAATCTTGACATTTTCACATACCCCGTAGCATTAGCAATATTTGGTTTCTCAGGATTTTTAACTCAAGGTACTTTACTAAGTGAGTGGGTTAATGTTGATGTACCTTGGAATTTCTGCCATCCCTAAACATGCATTTTCATGCAATTAAAAGATAACGGGCTTATAAACTGCCTTTCATGTTCTTCCTGATTCTcgtgatttcatcttttttagaAGGGCTTTCAAAATAGTTCATGCAATGATATGTATGGCTAAAGGAACTGCTATGCTAGAAGGAGAATGAAGAACTTATTTCAGTTTGACATGAGGCAAGCTGAGGGCTTCTGTACTTTCTCCTGCCTTACAAATGCTCTGAGATGATCGTGATCTTCCAGTCCTTAGAGAGTCTGATGCAAAAGCAGTTTCCCTGGGAGGCTGTGGCACGGCATCAAATGTGTCTGTCTCAGTCTCTTCAGGACCCACCTCTTCATCAGTTATAAACAATTTGGATTCCCTCCATTTGGGGTAAAAATCTTGGCTGCCTCTGGAGCCACTTGACTCACTCCCAGAAAGCTGTATATTCAGTTCCTCCGTCGACCTGATCAGGTTTTGTACCGACAGAGATTTGCCCAAGTCCTTGGGTGCCACGGGGCGGACAGATAAGAGAGTTTCTCCTCCCATGTCAAAGCTTTTCCTTAGAGAACGGTCCTTGGTCAGGTTGGACTGTGCAACCTGAACATTTTCCTTGGAGGCAACAAGGCAGGTGGTGACATCAGAAATGCTTTCCTGTAAGCCTGCGGGGT
Above is a genomic segment from Canis lupus baileyi chromosome 7, mCanLup2.hap1, whole genome shotgun sequence containing:
- the KHDC1L gene encoding LOW QUALITY PROTEIN: putative KHDC1-like protein (The sequence of the model RefSeq protein was modified relative to this genomic sequence to represent the inferred CDS: substituted 1 base at 1 genomic stop codon), translated to MERRACSKRPWWIVSENFYLPLVFYMEEDQEECIFGRPPXCIEVHSHTFIQLQRWFTATGQTRVIVVGLPEGIVFTGLEMLQLVWSQPLTKEDLATTPSMQLFARAVCLPGFSSSSLYLNREGLQVREAGTLDYGEVVEVLGSG